CCCTTGTACAGGACGACATCCAGGCTGACTTCACCCTCCGGCGTATACTTGAACGCATTCTCGATAAAGATGAACAGCATCTGCTGCAAGTAGTCCTTATTTCCTTCTACATAAACTCCGTTCAGGACAGACAGCTCTCCGACATGCCACTCAGCGGTTTTATCAAGGAAATGAGCACGCCGTGCGACCTCTTCAACCAATGGCTGCAGAGGAACCGGATTCAGCTCAAAGGTCTGACCGGTATCGGCTCGCGCCAGAGATAACATATCGTTCACCAGCCGGCTCATCCGCTTCGCTTCATCGGATATATCTCCCACCGCTTCGAACGAGATTTGTTTGATCGTTTCTTCGTCCATATTCGCTCTCTCACCAGGGGCTTCCGTCCACATCTTCTGGAGGAGATCCACATTCCCCCGGATGGTGGTCAGCGGCGTTCGGAGTTCATGGGAAGCATCCGATACGAAACGCCGCTGGGCCGCATAGGCATCTTCAAGCTCTTTATAAAAGCCCTCCGTCCTCTCAAGCATGCCGTTAAACGTGCCGATCAATTGTCCGATCTCGTCCTCAGGCCCATCGTATTCGATACGTACGCTAAGGTCGGTGCCTTTTTGGATCTGCTCCGCTGCCTCCGTGACCTTGCCGATCGGTTTCATGGATTTCCGGGCGAGGAACAAGCCTAGTGTGGAAGCAATGACTAGTGTCGCTGCGGATCCCATGATGAGGATGGATTGAAGCCGGTCAAGTGTCTCGTCGATTAACCTTGTGTTGGAACCAATTTGAAGCCAGCCAAACAATTTCCTTGAGTTCGTTTCAACAACTGGGGATTCGTATACAAGGAAGGATACCCCATTAAAAGAAAAACGTTTAAACTCTCCGGGTTTAGTCATACTTAACGCTCTTTCTACAGTTGGATTCTCAAATTGCAAACCACTGAACTCCATATTGCCAGATCTCCAGATGGATCCATTATAGAAAGTATAAAGCTGAACGTATAAATCAGCTGCCTCCATATTAAGCGCGGAGGAACGATCCGGTAGAAGCGCAACAGACGAAGACGTGTAACCGATTTTATTCGCTTCCTGTACTAATCGCTGTTTTAACTCCTCATACGTATACAAATGGACAAACCCATACACCGCCGAGCTGAATATCAGCAGTGTCACAAATAAAATGCCGGTATACCATGCTGTCAGTCTTAACCGAATGGACATGCTAATTATCTCCTCTTAAAATATAACCGGCTCCGCGGATCGTCTGTATCAGCCGTTTACCTCCATGTTCCTCGGTCTTTTGCCGGAGCATGGCGATGTAAACCTCCAGCACGTTGGACTCCCCGCTGTAGTCATAGCCCCATATTTTATCCATGATCAAATCGCGGGACAGCACCCGCTTCGGATTTTGCATAAACAGATGCAGCAGCTCAAATTCCTTGGCGGTGAGCTCCAGTCTTTGCCCGCTGCGAATGACTTCCCTTGCATCGGTATCCATCACGAGATCCTCGAAGGTCAGTCGGTGGTTAGAGCTATCATCTCCGGTTTTGCGGCGCAACAAGGCTCGTACGCGGGCGAGCAGCTCCTCCAGCGCGAAGGGTTTGACTAAGTAATCATCCGCTCCGGCATCGAGTCCCTTGACCCGATTCTCCACCTCATCCTTCGCCGTCAGCATCAGCACCGGTGTCGTGCTTCCGCCTTCCCGGAGTCTGCGCAGCGCTTCAAATCCATCGACCTGAGGCATCATGACATCCAGAACGACAACGTCCGGGTCCTCACTCAAAATTACTTTCAAACCTTCCGCTCCGTTGGACGCGGTCAGGACGTCATAGCCCTCAAACGCAAGTCCCCTGCGCAGCATCGAAATAATCTTCTCATCATCATCTACAATTAATATCCGG
This Paenibacillus sp. JZ16 DNA region includes the following protein-coding sequences:
- a CDS encoding sensor histidine kinase translates to MSIRLRLTAWYTGILFVTLLIFSSAVYGFVHLYTYEELKQRLVQEANKIGYTSSSVALLPDRSSALNMEAADLYVQLYTFYNGSIWRSGNMEFSGLQFENPTVERALSMTKPGEFKRFSFNGVSFLVYESPVVETNSRKLFGWLQIGSNTRLIDETLDRLQSILIMGSAATLVIASTLGLFLARKSMKPIGKVTEAAEQIQKGTDLSVRIEYDGPEDEIGQLIGTFNGMLERTEGFYKELEDAYAAQRRFVSDASHELRTPLTTIRGNVDLLQKMWTEAPGERANMDEETIKQISFEAVGDISDEAKRMSRLVNDMLSLARADTGQTFELNPVPLQPLVEEVARRAHFLDKTAEWHVGELSVLNGVYVEGNKDYLQQMLFIFIENAFKYTPEGEVSLDVVLYKGQVGLRISDTGIGMDKDEVPFIFERFYRADQSRGITSGTGLGLSIAKWIIDEHKGSVEVVTRRGEGSTFIVWLPVVFAPPLE
- a CDS encoding response regulator transcription factor; protein product: MRSRILIVDDDEKIISMLRRGLAFEGYDVLTASNGAEGLKVILSEDPDVVVLDVMMPQVDGFEALRRLREGGSTTPVLMLTAKDEVENRVKGLDAGADDYLVKPFALEELLARVRALLRRKTGDDSSNHRLTFEDLVMDTDAREVIRSGQRLELTAKEFELLHLFMQNPKRVLSRDLIMDKIWGYDYSGESNVLEVYIAMLRQKTEEHGGKRLIQTIRGAGYILRGDN